Proteins encoded together in one Cicer arietinum cultivar CDC Frontier isolate Library 1 chromosome 4, Cicar.CDCFrontier_v2.0, whole genome shotgun sequence window:
- the LOC101489403 gene encoding blue-light photoreceptor PHR2: MEPTNQTPPQEKENPFPTPPSEPQLPPSIASLSLSLSSILPLFQPKIPSLLSPPQPNKLKIPTQASSLTHLSLSTKTQSPPSKNKSSFKSTLSANPLKSPLSLGPHRPVDPSAAAAFRRTTIVWFRNDLRVHDNECLNTANNESISVLPVYCFDPADYGKSSSGFDKTGPFRATFLIESVSDLRKNLKARGSDLVVRVGKPETVLVELAKEVGAESVFAHREVSHDEVKMEEKIESKMKEENVEVKYFWGSTLYHVDDLPFKLEDMPSNYGGFRDRVQKLEVRKSIEALDQLKGLPSRGDVQPGDIPTLMDLGLNPSATMSQDGKPGPNASMAGGETEALQKLKRFAAECEAQPHKGSKDGAQDSIYGANFSCKISPWLAMGCLSPRAMYDELKKTASRAVSASSSRNDGGSGSSKTGTNWLMFELLWRDFFRFITKKYSSTKKQLEAAPATACTGALA; this comes from the exons ATGGAACCCACCAACCAAACACCACCACAAGAGAAAGAAAACCCATTTCCTACTCCGCCATCTGAACCTCAATTACCACCGTCAATAGCatctctctccctctctctctcATCAATCCTCCCTTTATTCCAACCCAAAATCCCATCTTTACTATCACCACCACAACCCAACAAACTCAAAATCCCAACCCAAGCTTCATCACTCACACACCTTTCACTCTCCACGAAAACTCAATCTCCTCCTTCCAAAAACAAATCTTCATTCAAATCAACCCTCTCCGCTAACCCTCTCAAATCACCACTTTCATTAGGCCCCCACCGTCCCGTGGACCCTTCTGCCGCCGCTGCTTTCCGCCGCACTACCATCGTTTGGTTCCGTAACGACCTACGTGTTCACGACAACGAATGTCTTAATACTGCAAACAATgaatcaatctctgttttacCTGTTTACTGTTTCGACCCTGCTGATTATGGTAAATCATCTTCTGGGTTTGACAAAACCGGTCCTTTCCGTGCTACTTTCCTCATCGAATCGGTTTCGGATCTTCGGAAGAATCTTAAGGCTAGAGGGTCGGATCTTGTTGTGAGAGTTGGGAAACCAGAGACGGTTTTGGTTGAACTTGCGAAGGAAGTTGGGGCAGAGAGTGTGTTTGCTCATAGAGAGGTTTCACATGATGAGgtgaaaatggaggagaagattGAGAGTAAGATGAAAGAGGAGAATGTTGAAGTTAAGTACTTTTGGGGAAGTACTTTGTATCATGTTGATGATTTACCTTTTAAATTGGAGGATATGCCTTCTAACTATGGTGGGTTTAGGGATAGGGTTCAGAAATTGGAGGTAAGGAAGAGTATTGAGGCTTTGGATCAACTTAAGGGTCTTCCTTCTAGGGGTGATGTTCAGCCTGGTGATATTCCTACTTTGATGGACCTTGGTCTTAACCCATCTGCCACTATGTCacag GATGGCAAGCCAGGGCCTAATGCTTCTATGGCAGGAGGGGAGACTGAAGCACTACAGAAGCTTAAAAGATTTGCAGCTGAGTGTGAAGCTCAACCACACAAGGGGTCTAAGGATGGAGCACAAGATAGTATATATGGTGCCAATTTTTCATGCAAAATTTCTCCATGGTTGGCAATGGGATGCCTCTCCCCTCGCGCAATGTATGATGAGCTGAAAAAAACCGCTAGCAG AGCTGTTTCCGCTTCATCAAGCCGAAATGATGGTGGCAGTGGCTCATCCAAAACTGGAACTAATTGGTTGATGTTTGAATTGCTATGGAGGGACTTCTTTAG GTTTATTACCAAAAAGTACAGTTCTACAAAGAAACAGTTGGAAGCGGCTCCTGCCACGGCTTGTACAGGTGCACTTGCTTAA